One Peribacillus simplex NBRC 15720 = DSM 1321 genomic region harbors:
- a CDS encoding carbohydrate ABC transporter permease: MNLGTQPEKTEVRMSPKLKKNPLSKQQKNKMHAYLFVLPAMLFFLFMIAYPLITVVWDSFHFKNLLNSAESAFAGFDNYITVIRNENFSNALSNTVIWTVLSVAGEFILGLISAIALNQQIKGRAIFRGVIIIPWVVPIVVAGMTWTWMLTPDYGILNYLLTKGGIIDKPYYWLGEMNSALLTVTFVNIWRSFPYYTICILAALQSIPKELLEAASIDGAGVMNRFFKVVLPQLKGVSFVLIFIHLIWTSINFDFIWVMTEGGPLNSTETLPIMIYRYALKEFDVGTASSLASMMIGFMITIFVVNYYYNARKKQA; encoded by the coding sequence TTGAATTTAGGCACACAACCTGAAAAAACGGAAGTTCGAATGAGTCCGAAACTGAAAAAGAATCCATTATCCAAGCAGCAAAAGAATAAAATGCACGCTTACTTATTTGTTTTACCAGCTATGCTTTTCTTCTTATTTATGATTGCCTACCCGTTAATCACTGTTGTATGGGATAGTTTTCATTTTAAGAACTTACTAAATAGTGCAGAATCAGCATTTGCCGGTTTTGATAATTATATAACCGTCATAAGGAACGAAAATTTTTCCAATGCTTTATCCAATACAGTCATATGGACTGTACTTTCGGTGGCTGGTGAATTTATTTTAGGATTAATTTCAGCCATTGCACTAAATCAGCAAATAAAGGGGAGGGCTATTTTCAGGGGGGTTATTATTATTCCGTGGGTCGTGCCAATTGTTGTAGCTGGGATGACTTGGACATGGATGCTAACTCCCGATTATGGGATTCTTAATTATTTATTAACGAAGGGCGGGATTATAGATAAGCCATATTATTGGCTGGGTGAAATGAACTCAGCCTTGCTGACAGTTACTTTCGTAAATATCTGGAGGAGTTTTCCCTACTACACAATTTGCATACTTGCTGCATTACAGTCTATACCGAAAGAATTACTTGAGGCAGCCTCGATTGATGGTGCAGGCGTCATGAATAGATTCTTTAAAGTGGTTCTACCCCAGTTAAAGGGTGTTTCCTTCGTCTTGATTTTCATCCATCTGATCTGGACTTCCATTAATTTTGACTTTATATGGGTGATGACTGAGGGCGGCCCGCTCAACTCGACAGAAACATTACCGATTATGATATATCGTTATGCATTGAAAGAATTTGATGTTGGTACTGCATCATCTCTAGCTTCGATGATGATTGGATTCATGATTACCATTTTTGTTGTGAACTATTACTATAATGCTAGAAAAAAACAAGCTTAA
- a CDS encoding carbohydrate ABC transporter permease, with product MSMAMLLSQMIPGVLLLIPLYILMQKLSLLNTYPSLILAYTTFMVPLCTFMMKGFFDSIPYEIEEAAEMDGCSRIGIIFRIILPVSIPSLVATALFAFVNAWNEFMFGYVFINDEGHRTLTPGITLFKGLYSTDWGSIMSASVLAVLPIVLMFVYLQKYLIEGMTSGSVKG from the coding sequence GTGAGTATGGCCATGCTTTTGTCACAAATGATCCCAGGCGTCCTTCTCCTCATTCCCTTGTATATTCTTATGCAAAAGTTGAGCCTGTTAAATACTTACCCTTCATTGATTTTAGCCTATACAACATTCATGGTTCCTTTATGTACCTTTATGATGAAAGGATTTTTCGATTCTATTCCATACGAAATAGAAGAAGCGGCCGAAATGGACGGATGTTCACGGATCGGCATTATCTTTCGCATTATCTTGCCTGTATCCATACCAAGTCTAGTGGCTACGGCATTGTTCGCCTTCGTTAACGCATGGAACGAATTCATGTTTGGATATGTTTTTATTAATGACGAAGGACACCGAACCTTAACCCCAGGTATTACTTTGTTTAAGGGGTTATATTCCACGGATTGGGGAAGCATTATGTCAGCATCAGTATTAGCCGTACTACCTATTGTATTAATGTTTGTTTATTTACAAAAGTACCTAATTGAAGGCATGACGTCCGGATCAGTAAAAGGATAG
- a CDS encoding glycoside hydrolase family 36 protein, with product MSRLKESVSQLIEIQENGLYLVFEVTEEKDVRFLHFSSLPFVWISEWDDKTRSKFRLVEIHFSGENQNDHHGSKHTGTYPGNRLRLQQFHDKRTSEGRKLLFEMIDEQTGVEVVSIFQFYSGIPVIKAWTEVSHKGNQSVGLEYVSSFAYTGIDKEGLTNREDKIKLHIPHNSWYGEAQWKKYSLQDLGLYMVNKFSMKRLSYSSNGTWSSSQYAPMAFLENLGTGSGLVWQIEHNGSWHWEISDISEYLYLQLSGPTEAENHWWKELKPGEEFTSVPVSIGAVSGGFEQAIGELTKYRRRMRRPNEDNKQLPVIFNDYMNCLFGDPTTEKLLPIIDAASEVGCEYFCIDCGWYSDGYWWDGVGEWLPSQQRFPNGIKEVLDYIGNKGMIPGLWLELEVMGINSPLADKVPDGWFFLRHGKRVIDHSRYQLDFRNPEVLEFANGVINRLVNQYGVGYIKMDYNINAGIGTEREADSFGDGLLEHNRAYLSWLDSIFDKYPDLVIENCGSGGMRMDYALLSRHSIQSVSDQTDYLKNGAIAAAAASLVTPEQCAVWSYPLKEGDNEEVIFNMVNSLLLRIHQSGHLAEINSERLHLVKEAISYYKEIREYIANGNPIWPTGIPNLESPWMCFGLQHDNKYFLAVWRLQGDNECFSIPLSQLEGLDTEVKLSYPLNGDAQVKWNKDNGTLTVCIPKQNAARIFEVTVKQ from the coding sequence ATGAGTAGATTAAAGGAGAGTGTCTCTCAGTTAATTGAAATTCAAGAAAATGGGTTATATCTAGTTTTTGAGGTAACGGAAGAAAAAGACGTTCGTTTTCTTCATTTTTCATCCTTGCCATTCGTTTGGATTTCTGAATGGGACGATAAAACAAGAAGTAAGTTTCGGTTAGTGGAAATCCATTTTTCAGGGGAAAACCAAAATGACCATCATGGGTCTAAACACACGGGGACATATCCAGGAAACAGACTAAGATTACAGCAATTTCATGATAAAAGGACTTCAGAAGGTCGTAAGCTCCTATTTGAAATGATAGATGAGCAGACAGGTGTTGAAGTTGTTTCTATTTTCCAATTTTACTCTGGAATTCCAGTAATTAAGGCTTGGACCGAAGTCTCCCATAAAGGTAATCAATCAGTAGGGTTGGAGTATGTATCTTCCTTTGCCTATACAGGTATAGACAAGGAAGGACTAACAAACAGGGAAGATAAGATAAAGTTACATATTCCCCATAACTCATGGTACGGGGAAGCCCAATGGAAGAAATATTCTTTACAGGATTTAGGTCTATACATGGTGAATAAATTTTCGATGAAGCGTTTGTCTTATTCAAGTAATGGCACATGGTCATCCTCTCAATACGCCCCAATGGCATTTCTGGAAAATCTGGGAACAGGAAGTGGGTTAGTTTGGCAAATTGAACATAATGGATCATGGCATTGGGAGATCAGTGATATAAGCGAATACCTCTACTTGCAGTTAAGTGGGCCTACAGAGGCGGAAAATCATTGGTGGAAAGAGCTTAAACCAGGAGAGGAATTTACTTCTGTGCCGGTTTCAATCGGAGCCGTTTCAGGAGGTTTCGAACAGGCAATAGGTGAGTTGACAAAGTATAGAAGAAGAATGCGTCGACCTAATGAAGATAACAAGCAGTTGCCTGTCATTTTTAATGATTATATGAATTGTTTATTCGGTGATCCAACTACAGAAAAGCTGTTGCCTATCATTGATGCCGCTTCTGAAGTGGGGTGCGAATATTTTTGTATCGATTGTGGGTGGTATTCTGACGGCTATTGGTGGGATGGAGTGGGAGAATGGCTTCCTTCACAACAAAGGTTTCCCAATGGTATCAAAGAGGTTCTCGATTATATTGGCAACAAGGGAATGATACCAGGTTTATGGTTAGAACTCGAAGTTATGGGAATTAACTCACCCTTAGCAGATAAGGTACCTGATGGATGGTTTTTCTTGCGACATGGAAAGAGGGTAATAGACCATTCCCGCTATCAATTGGATTTTCGTAATCCGGAAGTCTTAGAATTTGCAAATGGAGTAATAAACCGCCTAGTAAATCAATATGGGGTCGGTTATATCAAGATGGACTATAACATTAATGCTGGTATCGGGACGGAACGGGAAGCCGATTCATTCGGAGATGGGTTACTCGAGCATAATCGGGCATACTTATCATGGCTTGACTCGATTTTTGACAAATACCCAGATTTGGTCATAGAAAACTGTGGCAGTGGGGGCATGAGAATGGATTATGCTTTATTAAGCCGCCATAGCATTCAATCAGTAAGTGACCAAACGGATTATCTGAAAAATGGGGCCATAGCTGCCGCTGCTGCTTCACTCGTCACCCCTGAACAATGTGCGGTTTGGTCATACCCATTAAAAGAGGGGGACAACGAAGAGGTCATTTTTAACATGGTTAATAGTTTGCTCCTTCGCATCCATCAAAGTGGTCATTTGGCTGAAATTAATTCAGAGAGATTGCATTTGGTGAAAGAAGCTATTAGCTATTACAAAGAGATCCGTGAGTATATTGCGAATGGGAATCCAATATGGCCTACGGGAATCCCGAATTTAGAGTCACCGTGGATGTGTTTTGGTTTACAACATGACAATAAATACTTTTTAGCAGTATGGAGATTGCAGGGAGATAACGAATGTTTTTCGATCCCATTATCCCAATTAGAAGGACTGGATACTGAAGTTAAACTGTCCTACCCACTTAATGGCGATGCCCAAGTAAAATGGAATAAGGATAATGGAACATTGACTGTATGCATACCAAAACAAAATGCAGCAAGAATTTTTGAGGTCACGGTAAAACAATAA
- the araB gene encoding ribulokinase, translating into MTKYTIGVDFGTQSGRALLVEVSTGREVATAVKEYTHGVMDEVLPDGVTRLGDDWALQHPADYLEVLGMTIPEVLKKAKVSPDDVIGMGIDFTACTILPIDQNGTPLCMVAQFEAHPHAYVKLWKHHAAQEEANRLNEVAEKLREPFLHRYGGKISSEWLIPKVWQILNEAPEVYDAADQILEATDWVVSELTGSIKRNSCTAGYKAIWNKLDGYPSKEFFKALDPKLENLVEDKLNGLIYSIGTKAGEITEKAARFTGLHPGTAVAIANVDAHVSLPAVGITEPGKLLMIMGTSTCHVLLGEKEEMVPGMCGVVEDGIIPGFLGYEAGQSCVGDHFEWFIENCVPETYYQEAKSNGMEIHQFLTNKANQLKVGESGLLALDWWNGNRSTLVDADLTGLLVGTSLLTKPEEIYRALIEATAYGTRKIVEEFRQRGVPIHEIYACGGIAEKNAFMMQVYADVLNMEIRISASSQTPALGSAMFGAVAAGKDRGGYDNINDAAQQMGSVKEHIYRPIEENVKVFDLLYQEYSKLYDYFGRGENNVMKTLKKIKKETWEAHYA; encoded by the coding sequence ATGACAAAATATACTATCGGTGTTGACTTTGGTACTCAATCAGGTAGAGCCCTTCTCGTTGAAGTAAGTACAGGTAGAGAAGTTGCAACTGCTGTAAAAGAATACACTCATGGTGTAATGGATGAAGTCCTTCCTGATGGTGTTACAAGACTGGGGGATGACTGGGCACTGCAACATCCTGCAGATTATCTGGAAGTGTTGGGAATGACGATTCCAGAAGTATTGAAGAAAGCCAAAGTTTCGCCGGATGATGTGATCGGAATGGGAATAGATTTTACGGCGTGTACCATTTTACCGATTGATCAAAATGGGACTCCATTATGTATGGTGGCACAATTTGAAGCTCATCCACATGCATACGTGAAATTGTGGAAACATCATGCTGCTCAAGAAGAAGCGAATCGGCTAAATGAAGTAGCTGAAAAACTAAGAGAACCTTTTTTACACCGATATGGGGGGAAAATATCGTCAGAGTGGCTCATCCCGAAGGTCTGGCAAATTTTAAATGAAGCGCCTGAAGTGTATGATGCTGCAGATCAAATACTTGAAGCCACAGACTGGGTTGTTTCAGAGTTAACCGGCTCGATTAAACGGAATAGCTGCACTGCAGGTTACAAGGCGATATGGAATAAACTGGATGGGTACCCTTCAAAGGAGTTTTTTAAGGCACTTGATCCTAAACTGGAAAACCTTGTAGAGGATAAATTGAATGGACTGATCTATTCAATAGGAACGAAAGCGGGGGAAATTACAGAAAAGGCTGCTCGATTTACAGGGCTCCATCCGGGAACAGCCGTTGCCATTGCTAACGTTGATGCGCATGTTTCCTTGCCTGCAGTGGGCATTACAGAACCTGGGAAACTCCTGATGATCATGGGCACATCAACCTGTCATGTCCTGCTTGGGGAAAAAGAGGAGATGGTTCCGGGCATGTGTGGGGTCGTCGAGGATGGCATCATTCCGGGTTTCCTCGGATATGAAGCCGGTCAATCATGTGTAGGTGATCACTTTGAATGGTTTATTGAAAACTGTGTCCCTGAAACATACTACCAAGAGGCAAAATCCAATGGAATGGAAATACATCAATTTTTAACAAACAAAGCAAACCAGTTAAAAGTTGGAGAAAGTGGTTTACTAGCTTTGGATTGGTGGAACGGGAACCGCTCGACATTAGTCGATGCAGATTTAACGGGCCTTCTAGTAGGTACTTCGTTGTTGACAAAACCAGAAGAAATATACCGTGCACTTATTGAAGCCACTGCATACGGAACCAGAAAAATTGTGGAGGAATTCCGACAACGAGGTGTTCCCATTCATGAGATATATGCATGTGGAGGGATTGCAGAAAAAAATGCATTTATGATGCAAGTATATGCGGATGTTTTGAACATGGAAATTCGGATATCAGCGTCCTCCCAAACTCCCGCCCTTGGTTCAGCGATGTTTGGTGCTGTTGCTGCCGGCAAGGATCGTGGAGGCTATGACAATATCAACGATGCAGCACAACAAATGGGCAGTGTGAAGGAACATATATATCGACCTATAGAAGAGAATGTTAAAGTTTTTGATCTATTATACCAGGAATATTCGAAGCTATATGATTACTTTGGCCGTGGTGAAAATAATGTGATGAAAACATTAAAAAAGATCAAAAAAGAAACATGGGAGGCGCATTATGCTTGA
- the araD gene encoding L-ribulose-5-phosphate 4-epimerase, translated as MLETLKQEVLAANLSLPAHQLVTFTWGNVSGIDRDSGCIVIKPSGVPYEQLSLEDLVVVDLLGNIVEGNLRPSSDTPTHVSLYNAFPEIGGIVHTHSPWATSWAQAGRSIPTLGTTHADYFYGEIPCTRALTNIEINNGYEMETANVIIETFRKRGLEPLAMPGVLLANHAPFCWGKNANDALHNAVVLEEVAKMAFHTYQLNMKTEAINQYLLDKHYSRKHGAHAYYGQK; from the coding sequence ATGCTTGAAACTTTAAAACAAGAAGTGCTAGCAGCTAACCTATCATTACCAGCACATCAATTAGTCACCTTTACATGGGGGAATGTAAGTGGAATCGATCGGGACTCGGGCTGTATCGTTATAAAACCAAGCGGTGTACCTTACGAGCAATTAAGCCTTGAGGATCTTGTTGTTGTGGATCTTTTGGGTAACATCGTGGAAGGAAACTTGCGTCCTTCCTCAGATACACCCACCCATGTTTCACTTTATAATGCGTTTCCTGAGATTGGTGGTATCGTCCATACTCATTCACCTTGGGCAACAAGTTGGGCGCAGGCAGGTCGTTCCATACCAACGTTAGGTACTACCCATGCCGATTACTTTTATGGGGAAATCCCGTGTACAAGGGCTTTAACAAATATAGAAATCAATAACGGTTATGAAATGGAAACAGCAAATGTAATTATTGAAACCTTTCGAAAGAGAGGGTTAGAACCTCTAGCGATGCCAGGTGTTTTACTTGCCAATCATGCCCCTTTTTGTTGGGGAAAGAATGCAAATGATGCCTTGCATAATGCCGTAGTTCTAGAGGAAGTTGCAAAAATGGCGTTCCACACGTATCAACTGAACATGAAAACGGAAGCTATTAATCAATATCTATTAGATAAACATTACTCACGGAAGCATGGAGCCCATGCCTATTATGGTCAGAAATAA
- the araA gene encoding L-arabinose isomerase encodes MISVKQYEFWFVTGSQHLYGEETLNQVEDHSIKIARGLDSSSKISYKVIFKPVMTNPDSIRRLFLEANQDDNCAGILTWMHTFSPAKMWIAGLTALQKPLLHLHTQFNQDIPWETIDMDYMNLNQSAHGDREYGFIGSRMKINRKVVVGHWGHTGVCAKIGEWMKTAVAFVEGQNLKVARFGDNMREVSVTEGDKIEAQIKFGWSINGYGIGDLVQRMGDVTESDVNHLLEEYAELYEIVSKGLKEGSIRESIKEQARIELGLKAFLEDGQFTAFTTTFEDLHGMKQLPGLAVQRLMAAGYGFGGEGDWKTAALVRLMKILADGEDTSFMEDYTYHFHPGNELVLGSHMLEVCPTISATKPKIEVHALSIGGKEDPARLVFDGKGGPALNASIIDMGNRFRLLINEVDAVQPFQPMPNLPVARVLWKPQPSLEKSAENWILAGGAHHTCFSYKVTANQLKDWADLSGIESVIINKDTNSYAFQNELRWNDLVYK; translated from the coding sequence ATGATTTCAGTTAAACAATATGAATTCTGGTTTGTTACCGGAAGCCAGCACTTATATGGGGAAGAAACCTTAAATCAAGTTGAGGACCACTCTATTAAAATAGCAAGAGGTTTGGATTCTTCTTCAAAAATTTCCTATAAAGTGATCTTTAAGCCTGTCATGACCAATCCAGATTCTATCCGCCGGCTGTTCTTAGAGGCTAATCAGGATGATAATTGTGCGGGGATCCTAACCTGGATGCATACTTTTTCCCCGGCAAAAATGTGGATAGCAGGATTAACTGCATTACAAAAGCCCCTGCTGCATCTCCACACACAATTTAACCAAGATATCCCTTGGGAGACTATTGACATGGACTATATGAATTTAAATCAATCCGCTCATGGAGATCGTGAGTATGGATTTATTGGGAGCAGAATGAAGATAAATCGAAAAGTGGTGGTGGGTCATTGGGGGCATACTGGGGTATGTGCAAAAATTGGGGAATGGATGAAAACGGCGGTTGCTTTTGTTGAGGGGCAAAACCTAAAGGTTGCTAGATTCGGAGATAATATGAGAGAGGTTTCTGTTACGGAAGGTGACAAAATAGAAGCTCAAATAAAATTCGGATGGTCCATAAACGGTTATGGTATAGGTGACTTGGTTCAACGAATGGGTGATGTTACAGAGTCTGATGTGAACCATTTGTTAGAGGAATATGCAGAGCTTTATGAGATTGTTTCAAAAGGATTGAAAGAAGGTTCAATCCGTGAATCAATTAAGGAACAGGCAAGAATAGAACTTGGGTTGAAAGCTTTTTTAGAAGATGGTCAATTTACTGCTTTTACCACCACTTTTGAAGACTTGCATGGCATGAAACAGCTCCCGGGGTTAGCGGTTCAAAGATTGATGGCAGCTGGTTATGGCTTTGGTGGGGAAGGGGATTGGAAAACAGCGGCGTTGGTCCGTTTAATGAAAATCCTTGCAGATGGGGAAGACACTTCATTCATGGAGGATTACACCTACCATTTTCATCCTGGTAATGAACTTGTCCTTGGTTCACATATGCTCGAGGTGTGTCCTACAATTTCCGCTACTAAGCCTAAAATTGAGGTGCATGCCCTATCCATTGGAGGGAAGGAGGATCCTGCGAGACTTGTTTTCGATGGGAAAGGAGGGCCAGCTTTAAATGCATCTATCATTGATATGGGAAATCGCTTCCGTTTATTGATAAATGAAGTGGACGCCGTTCAGCCATTCCAACCTATGCCAAATCTCCCGGTAGCAAGGGTGCTTTGGAAGCCGCAGCCTTCTTTAGAAAAATCAGCGGAAAATTGGATATTAGCCGGAGGGGCCCATCATACTTGTTTTTCGTATAAAGTGACGGCCAATCAGTTAAAAGATTGGGCAGATTTATCAGGAATTGAAAGTGTGATTATCAATAAGGACACTAACTCATATGCATTCCAAAATGAATTACGTTGGAATGATCTTGTTTACAAGTAA